One Cyanobacteria bacterium GSL.Bin1 DNA segment encodes these proteins:
- a CDS encoding type II toxin-antitoxin system HigB family toxin, producing the protein MKLIKRLNVINDAKKFPKDIQIAVKSWCEVVKQAEWRSLDEIRKTYNRSVDRVGNFLIFNIKSYRLRLS; encoded by the coding sequence ATGAAGCTAATTAAGCGATTAAATGTTATCAACGATGCAAAAAAGTTTCCAAAAGATATACAAATCGCTGTCAAGAGTTGGTGTGAGGTGGTTAAACAAGCAGAATGGCGCAGTCTTGATGAAATCAGAAAAACCTATAATCGTTCTGTGGATCGAGTTGGAAATTTTCTCATTTTTAATATTAAAAGTTATCGTTTAAGGCTCTCCTAG
- a CDS encoding transcriptional regulator: MTISVPNEKYGFLLSQYQPRPIQSESDYENAVAVIEELMEKGLDPEETTLLNLLCALVEDYEETQLAGEDLTSPLEVLQHLMESNRLKQADLVGIIGSKGVVSEILNGKRSISKAQAKALGELFHVSPALFI, from the coding sequence ATGACAATCAGCGTTCCCAACGAAAAATACGGCTTTTTACTCAGTCAATATCAACCGCGTCCGATTCAATCTGAATCTGATTATGAAAATGCGGTTGCTGTCATTGAAGAACTAATGGAAAAAGGGCTTGATCCCGAAGAAACAACGCTTTTAAATTTATTGTGTGCTTTGGTTGAAGACTATGAAGAGACACAACTCGCCGGTGAAGACTTGACTTCACCTTTAGAAGTGTTACAGCATTTAATGGAATCCAATAGGCTAAAGCAAGCTGATTTAGTGGGAATTATTGGGTCTAAAGGAGTGGTTTCAGAAATTCTCAATGGAAAAAGAAGTATCAGTAAAGCGCAAGCGAAAGCATTAGGAGAACTGTTTCATGTTTCCCCTGCATTATTTATTTAG